Below is a window of Vanessa tameamea isolate UH-Manoa-2023 chromosome 11, ilVanTame1 primary haplotype, whole genome shotgun sequence DNA.
AGTTTTgaggaaacaaaaaaatacaactgaATTGAGAAAATCTTTCTTATTTAAAGTCGggttaaatagtttaattaaagaaattctATTAAGTATTGTCTCTCGCAAGCGATGCAGGTTGTGGGGCTACTGACCTTTGTCAcctacttttatatttactttgtaaGCAGTTTGAAATGCGACACAATTAATATGATTGTTCAACACATTCGatgagtaattattttattattcatgattataaagttaaaacagccgttatttacttttaagtcAACTTGCTACTTTtagaatattgttataattaaataaatattttcttgtttcatagtaaagtaaataatatacctacataagtaCACACACATGGGActtagttaatattgttttttatttatgtcatgtAGCTGTGCAGAAAGAAACGCGACAATTATTGACAAGCCGCGTATGTGTTATTACAGTGACCCGTGGGTCAATCACGTGACGCTTTCGTCTGACCTAGAtccaacaaatatttattacgtagaTACAAGTAGATAATACTTATCATTCTAATGTTTTAAAGAGGTTAACTTTCACATTAAGATAGATTAGTTACAGTGCGGACGTAAGCTATGGAGtatttatgttgtatatttttatgaatacttaTACCTCGTTATATCAACGTAGGCTCAGAGAAAAATGTCGCTTCCTAATACACACAAGAAAACgttgaataaattgttttttttttttttaattaaaactatatttttaattgtaacttacTATTTTGGTGATTCGTTCAATATCCGCCAAATCATACCGGACACGAATATaggttatatgttatatagaactttttttatgatacatgtaggccacctgatggtgagtcaTCACCCCCGACAAGCCACTGGCGCTACAGGAGATGTTAAGTATACCTTATATCGCCATTGCgctattatttaatcatttataaaaatcaatgttttaaataattctggcgtggcttaaatgtatatatttatttacttcataaCAAGCTTACGTCGATCGCGACGTACCCATGTCAACTATAACTGactgttaaccattccttccatccccatcaatcttgggaactaagatgttatgtcgtttgtagttacactgactctctcatccttcaaaccggaacataacaatacgaagtattcctgtttgccggtagaataccCGATGAGTGGCTGAAGCTTCTTGTTATTATTCGCATTGCAACATACTGCTCAGCTCACAGTTTCCACGTGTTGAATGtcttaagatattttgttaaatcaaatcaaatcaaaatatactttattcaagtaggcttttacaagcactttagaatcgtcatttaacaaactatttaaagtaaagctaccaccagttcgcaatgtaattctaccgagaagaaccggcgaaaaactcagtagttactctttttcaacatctaaaaatacagtcatgttatttaaatacaattatatatgtatgttatgtctcctgcctggaagtcaacaagcattaactccacgctttttatcatcaatataatcttgtatcgaataatatgcctcctttaccaatgtattttttacaaatgacttgaatctatgaaacggcaaagttaaaaatgtctgcggaattttattatagaagcggataccttgccccaagaatgatgtaatgactttgcggagtcgcaaacttggcgttctaagcttatccttacttcttgtgcacatacaatgattaccactgattttatcaaagcgatcaatgctactgtgaatatacataatattgttgttaatatactgtgacgcaacagtgagtattcctactttgttaaaaacatcccgaagagagtatGTTTGTTTAAGCATcagttttaaaatgatatatgatattatttacttacatataggtattatttataatagatattatttattatagatgaCGTGACGATGAAGTGAGTTAAGTTCAATATAGATATCTCGGGGCTAAAACTATAcactacaaatataataaacaagtcATTGACACGaaaattgtatattgtaaaaacaaatgatATTCACAGCGAGTGTGCAGCTATTTACAGAGAACTTGACGGACCGACACTAACACATTTACATCTATCACAATTAATACATGAATGTAATTTAGATGGAGATATATACAGcacaatcatttaaaaacaaagactAGCTGGCACTGTCAGAATTCATCACATCGACACAACTTTAGAattctttgaatattatattaacggaTTATCAGATCACCAGTTAAGTTTGATCGAAGAAAAATTGACCTTTTGTCAAATTTTCTTTATGAAAATTGACAATGAAAactgaatatttataagttacctaactattaaaaaatcatcCCTCAAATTAAGAATCATTCTAATTCTGATTTATTATGTTTGGCCATTGAGTGTGGttgaattactattaatattatttttctcctGATCATTTAGAAAAGATTCGTAGCAGCAATTAGTTGGCACATTTAACAGTAACTTCTTCAGACTGTACAGTCTGCCTTTAGTTTACTATAAACAACTACGTcctgaattaatatttacatttcgaTTTGGCACAATCTATTTGGATCTCCTCAATACTAGCTTGTTCTCACACGAGACGAAACACCGacctaacaaatatataatactactatTTACAAGCATCGAGATGTATCTACTAACATTAAGCTTAAAGTACAATCACTCAACGTGACAACAtccattgttatatatatttaaacattccgTTCATCGTGTACATTTATatgtagaaaattaaagaatacaTTTAAGTAGAGTAAAAACTCAGATCACTGGGCACTACGAGTGAGCTCACGAAACGATAAAGGGCCTGTTCTCGAGAAGCAGGTAACCAATAACACGCGGTGGGTTGTGGGCGGAGAGCGCCGGCTAGTGGGGGGTGGACTATTTCTTCTTGGGCTTCTTGGGGTTCCTGGAGCGACTCTTGGCCTTGCAGAGCGGACAGATGGGCGCGTTGCGGTGGATCTGCTGGTGGCACGACAGGCACGACTTCATGGGCGGCGGCTGCTGTCTGCAAGTGGCAATACACCTTGGCTCTGCTCGTGATACAGTCTCACAGAGCCAATTGATTCATTTCACCCGTCTCGTATTTCGGgtcattcaaaatatatgatatttacaaaaggagaaacaatctaaatctgtgcttatttgtgttttatcataaaataaaaaaggtaaggTAAGGGTCTGCTCTCCTCTTAGAGATAAGGTCTAAAGCTTATTCTACCGAATTGTTCCAGTGAATATTGGACGCAGTAACGTCGCCTAAGCAacgttaaactttttttaatctaagtGGTATATCATTTAAgtgactaaatttaaaaagttaaacgaTAGAGATCGATACGAGGAAATTgctactaaaaattaaaaattacaattaattaattatttcataaaatgtacaaaatgttaaaatttttgacgtttatttAAACTCAAAACGATTATTGAttcgaaaaacaaaataaacgtaGCGAGCGGACTCGGGGGTCGGGATCCGGGGGAAGGCGGGGGGCGCAACATAAGAAACACGATCGAACCTCAGCGAGACGGTAAGGAAATCTCGTTCGAGAGCAGACCTGaacgcgggcggcggcggcggcggcttGCGCGGCGCGGGCGCCAGGAAGGcggccgccgcgcccgccgggCCCGCGCGCGGCGCCGCCGGCGGGAAGCGGCTGCAAGCACACGGCGTTAGTGGCGACGGGGGCGGGGGCGGGGCCGCGGGGCGGCGCGTGGCGCGGAACTCACTCGGGCGTTATGGGGCTGCCCTCCTCCTCGTGCAGGTCGGGCAGCCGGTCCAGGCCGAGGCACTGTCGCCGGAGCAGGTCCACCTCGGTCTTCAGCGGCCGGTAGTCCTCGTGCAGGCGGGACGCGTTGGACAGCTTGCGAGACATGCTCTCCTCCGTCTGCTTTATGACCGTCTCCATCtgaaaaatgacatttataaaatcgaCATGTGTAATTTTAGAAGACCAGACATATTTCCTTACCTCGATCATAAATCTTGAGTACATAAAGTGATATACTTTATAACTTTCACTTGTGACTTTGTGAATTGTGATATATGTATCTGTGAGCTGTAGCGGACCGCCGGTTACCCGCCGAATATACGTGAATACGATCAGTTGTCACATTGCGAAAAGTATGGAGCTGCACATGTAGAGCCCAGAGCATACTTGAGACTGTTTTTAGAAGTTGGCATTGGTTCAAGCACTTATTATTGACAAATACCAAAAATTAAGTCTATAATCACCGCTTAgtagttaattttaactttattcttCTTTTGTAAACCAAATATTCAAGATTCATTTGATTCATCTTTCTTAATAAAACTCATAATTTTACAAGTCAATTTTGGATTAATtttctaacaaatattttttcttgaaatttattaaaaaaatttaaagaaagtaataaacattataatattatttctttgataatGATGAgatcatatttaattacaaggttaaaataattacaatataacaaCAGCAATATTGATTCTGTTTCAGTTCAATATTGAATctgattcattttaaatatttgataaatatatattaaaaaactttaaactcaatgtattagtatagatatattaaataagcctctgataacaatattaaaaagcaTTGATAAATAATAGGCTAGTTTGCCCTTAGTGAGAGCTGCCAGATAATATAAACAATGCGAGGAGTTACAATTGTTCTCAGAGCTAACAAAACAAACATCACTGAACACATCTGGTGTTTACACTACCATGCTATTTTTGTACTACATCTTATTTTAACTGGTACATTCGCTTACagttatactataattattttgctgTAATTTAATGCTTTCAATGTGCATATCATAATAGCTAATGCAGGAATAGCTTACAAGAATGTGTGTGCAGAGAGTTATATGTGAGCTGTATTTGATTTGTAACATGGTCAAAATGAAACTGGAAGATACTCACAGCATTTATGTCAGCATGTATTTGCCTCAGTTCTTCTACGTGGCTCATCTTCTCTTGTTGAAGCAACTCCATTTCTCTTTTGTATTGAGCAAGGCAGCGCCCCTCCTGATCGCCACTACGCACCTCATTTAAAATGCTTCGCTTTAAGCGTTCTAAAGTAATTGTCTTATTTCTGTAATgttgacaattttattaattaatcattaatcaaTTTTCAATACAGGACAATAggattttattgaattgttataTACAAATTGAAAATCTATAGAAGTACTGAAattcatgtataatattattattttttaatgaaacacaagCAAACTacgctattaaatatttttcgtataaacCCTGCCCCAAACATCCGATGATATTATggctttctattatttttttaaatatttattataaggatTAATTTGAAATGCAaccaataattaataacattgtttatttaaactgcgatttaaaagaaaacataggGGTGTCAAGTGTTTATTGATCGTGTCTACAGGTGCAAAAGGCATTCTACCAAACTCAGTAGTAAGTTATATACTCACCTGATCTCTTTCATGGCTTCTAATTTGTGATATATTTCCCTTTCGTTCTCAGCGGTCATTTTTTGGGCgcataaaagtataaaattttcttcgctgagaaaattaaatgaaaaacacaAAACGTATATAGACTGAAAACACACACTGGAAATAAGCAGTGGAAACAGATTATTTAGACAATCAGAGAACAGtgttacagattataaataccgtttattacaaacattacttataaaaatgtgaATTGCCGTAAAACATATACCACATCgtgattttttcattttttattccatatttaacaAAACCATAAACAcctattataatattggttaaCTGCTCGTCGGTCGACGACGGtggataaaagataaaaaaattatacctttATTATCGATCATCGGAATCCAATTGACCTGATGCCAGCgacttatctatatttaatttattttagtctttttatagttcattttgataatttatcatttgatccataaaaaaaatattgcacaaTGGTAAGTAACGAATACAAAAAAgtgatattgtataatatatattataagtaattaataatacatctaCTTATACCCTTTCAAACATGCATAAGAAACAAGTTACCACGAGAGAATAGACTTCTGAATATTTTTCTGATTGTATTTTATGTGTAGCAAAAGAATGAAaacattaagatatattttaccaACATGCTTGCTTGTTTATTACCtgtgaataaatattagaaataattaaatatctgttgGAATGAAAATGGCCGATAGACTTTCGAGAGCGGCTTgctgtcaaaataataaaaatactttttattagagCGTATgccatatttgtatgtatttgcaTAGTTttcatacaacaataataatataaaactgaatGAGTCCCATACATTTTTCCTCAGATGTTGTAAAAGTTAATACGCAGAGGTCATTTACACCTTTGCGGATAGCTTCGTGTCGTGCGTATTGAGGCACCAGTCGTACGCGCTGTTTACGTCTTAGGATGAGTGAAGATGGAAGCGATGACTCTCCGCCGCGGCCGAAGCGTAAAATCAAGAAAGTGGTGGTCTTGTCATCATCAGACTCTGAAAGCGATGGTAGCATCAGCGTGGCGGGGACACGTAGAAAGAGATTGagagtaaatattaatagcagTTACTTCCTTAGATACGTTCACATATCAGTCACAACTTTTACAAGAAAGTCATGACAATTTTCAGGTGCTCAGTGATGAGGAGGCAAGTGATAGCAGCGGAAGTTCAGTAGTGCGCGCTGGAACTAGACGAAGGCGAACACTGCCGAAGCTTCGAGACTCTGAAGCAGAAAGCGACAGTTCTGGTTGGTCGACGGAGCACGCAGATTCTTCCAGACCTGTGACTTCAGCATCCAAACCGATATCAGGCTTTGCATCTGACAGCTCTGAAGGCAATTCCGATAAATGCTCAATATGTCTCTTGCGTTTTAAAGAACAAGAAGTAGGAACACCTGAAAGCTGTGAGCACATATTCTGTTTAGACTGTATCACAGAATGGTCGAAAAATGTCAACACATGTCCAGTGGATAGAATGACATTCAATTCCATTATTGTCAAGGCTTGTGTCGGTGGACGTGTGTTAAGAAAAGAACCAGTAAAGGTCATAGAGCGAAGGCCTTCTGTCGAGGCTTTAGTAGTTGAAGATCCAACTGTGTGTGAGGTTTGTCAccaatatactttaatattactttaataaaatagtaactgttctttctaattttattaataatttaaacacaagTTGAATGTTCAGTACAGTAAATGAAATCCATGAAGATTGTGacatgtttttgttattattagatATGTGGCAGTATTGAAGATGAAGAAACTATGCTATTATGTGATGGCTGTGACCTCGGTTACCACATGCAGTGTCTCTCACCTCCACTCTCCGAGGTAGTTGTTTGATGATGCAAGATTATTACtgaattcatataattttataaaggttaAAGAGAgcttttattaattcttacttATTCTCTTCTAACACTACATGTAATTGTAGGTTCCTGCTGATCAGTGGCTTTGCCCAAATTGCTATGTTTCTCTTAATGGAGAGAGTAATTTGCTGGAGGACATCAATCTTTCTGAAGTGGAAGATTTATTGGAAGGAGTTGTTGATATAGATCTACCTCTTGGACCACGATCTGTTTTATTGAGGCAACAAAGAAATGTCAGGAGATCATCCAGGAATGCAGGCAGACTTGATCAACCCTCAACTTCAAGTGGTGGTCATGGCAATagtaacaatataaatgaattgtCTGTAATATCTAGAGGCTCAACAATTTCACAAAGAAGTTCACGTACCACTAACAGACGTCAAGCAATAACAAAacgtagaaaatataaaagaagaagaactaaaactgttattattgaatatgaGGTTCAGGAGAATGGAAAATTTCCAATTACAAAAAGAGTTAAAAAGAAAGTGAAAAGGAGAAGGGTAAAATTgctctatatattatgtaaaagttctcaagtcttaaaaatattaacacacattttatattttaggttaaaAAAAGACAACCACGAACAGCTGCTAGACGATCGTATGTTCGTGCGAGTGTTCGAGCTAAATTGGCTACTCTGAAGACTGACCAGAGACCAGAAATGGTACAAGCATCAAATGCTAACAGGAGTAATCTGTCTGTTCAACGTCAAAGAGCTGGCATTCCTTCACTCAGACTGTATGGAAACCCTAATGAACTAGATTACTTCTCTGATGATGAAAATGCAAACTCGGAAGAAGCATCTACTGCAGTAGCCACTAGATCAACATCTAATATACTGAGTGCATACAGACAGGTAAATTTCATGAATTTGATTGTCTTCAAAATCATTCTATTTTTGAGacactaatttttttaatttttaggccAGAAGGAAAATGATAATGGTGCCGTCCCCGCCTCATGCATCGTCGGCTCCAGACATTCTGTCTAACATTTTAGAAAGCCAAACTTTGCTACattcaaaaaaatctataatttcaATCTCTGTAGATGGAAATGTTGATTACAAGATTCAATCACATAAGGAAAATCAAGAAAAAAAGAATGTTGTTACCAAGAATGAGGAGAAACTCGATTTGTCAAAAGCAAATGAGACTGTTCGAAATGTACCCTCATACCCGGGCCAGAACAGGGGCGGTGGGTGGGGAGGAGGTTACAGAGGTAATTATCATCGTGagcaaaattcaaataattttaatagaggAGGTAATTACGAAAACAATTATGGAGGGAACTATCAAAACAGACAAGGAAACACATACaattatcaaaacaataacatgCGTCGTGATGACACCGACTATTATGATAACTTTTCAAGAAGACCGCAGCAGTATTCAAACACCGATGACGCCTACTTCGACAGATCGAGAAGGCCAGGACCTATGGACAATAATAGAGGTAGCAATTACTCAAACCATCAGAGACCTAATGATCAGAGCCAGGGTCGTTTCAGCTTGGGACCATCCTGGCAACCTTACGGTGGCGGAGGCCCTTCAGCACCCACTCCTAGACAAGATGTGCCTCCGACTCAGTCTCGTCATTCGTTCGGTGGATTCGAAAATCCCGTTGATATGAGAATGGGGCAGGTACCGCCGACTAATACAAATACGAATTCCGAAATGTTTTCTGGAATTGAAACGCGAGAAGAGAAAACTCAACCGCACGCATACCACCCCTTGCCCGACCCTCAAGCGTATCAGCCGATGATGGAGCCTCCTGTTTTCAATTATCAGAAAAATTCAGAAGTGGAAAAATCCGAGGACGAAAAAAGCGATTCGGGTCTCGTCATTGATACGGAGAAATATGACCCTACAGAACCGACACACGACGACGACAGCGGTGACGATGAACCGATAGAATCGCAAGAGCCCGAAATACTTCCGCCCCCAGCGGTGCAGAGTATCCTGGCCGGCATCGACACCAGCGCCATGAACGTGCCGCCCAATATATTAGACACAGCCGTCAGACAGGTTCTCAAAGAGCatagaaatttaattgtacCTCAGAACGCAGAGACGCATGACAGAAGCGATGACGATTCGGATGGCGATTGTCCCAATTTCTCAATTTACTCAGCCACTAGTGTTCATATAGCAAATAACAGCAGCAGTTTGACTGATGAGGTGCCGCAGGAGCAGCCTCAGGATAGCTTAGAAGATTTAGTTCAAGAAGACGACGAGACACCTCCGTCGACATCTCCCATAACAATATCTGAAACAGTAAATAACGAAAAGAAAGCTGATGTTAGCAGAACTTCTACAAAGCCACTTGTTAGCAATTATGATATGGATGAAAAGAAGAAATCGGAAGAAGAATATAAAGAAAAGGTGTCGAAGAGATGTCCAATAACGACGAATACACGTAAccctataaaaattaaactaaatacatCATCCTTAATTAAAAGGCAAGTTAGTTTGTATGATGAAGAAGATACAAGTCAGGATGTCGACGCTAACGAAAAATCGGAAGTTACTAAAGAAATGCCTGAAgagaaaataagtataaattgtcAGAAAAAATTTGATGAGAGTGAAAAGAAAAAATCTCCTTCGCCCGAGAAGTGTGATCTACCACTCGAATCCAATGAAATCACTAAATCTTCAAATCCACttctaaacaatattattgataagGATAGTTCAGAGAAACAAGAACAGATTATAAAAGAGTCAGTGGATGATAAAGATGATgataataaatgcgaaaatataGGATCAAACTCGCCATTAGACAAAAGTGAAGTCTCTCCAGTCAATAAAGAGGAGTCTGATGAAGAATGTCACTCCGACGGTGATGACGACGTACCAATTATATTCACAGAACAATCACCAAAACTTGATCTAGAAGTTGCTAGAGTTGATGATAATGTTGAAAAAATGACTGAATCCATAAGTGAAACAGAAGATGAACGGAGTTACACGCCGTGTCTCGACGAAAACAAATCTAACAAAGACGCCTCGTTCGAAACTGAAAAGGATAAAGGACTGGAGGGCCTGGACACGGAAATGATATCCGAAGAGGAAGGGAACGAAATGTTTTCAGAGAACGAACGAGCCGCGTCAGAGATTTCGCGTGGTTCTCCCACGAGGGTGCCTCTCGAGAACGAGGAGGGTGAGATCGCCGATAAAAAGAAAGAGGCAAAAAAGGTATCACTCCGCGACGAGGGGGcgaagaagaaaaaaaagaaggaGTCCAAGAAAGACGTAAAAGAAAAGAGTAAGAGCAGAAAAAAGAGTGAAATTTCCTTTAAAAAGCTCAGTAAAAGCGGAAAGGAGAGAAATTACAGAGAGAGAGACAAAAACGAGAAAAGGAGCGAAAGAGAACGCCGTGATTCCGGCGACGGCAATGAGAGCCGGCAGCGTAGGCGTAAAGAGAAGAGAAAGGATCTCGAACGGTACGACGTGCGTACTGTCGTCACCGAGAAGAGAAGAAAGCAGAAGGACCCCTTCGGCAGAGACGTGTCGCCGCGAGGTCGCTCGCCCTCCCTGTCACCGCCCCCGCGCTCGCCCTCACCCGCGCCCTCTCGCCGCAGGCGGACCGCCTCGCGTCACAGGCGTTCCTCGCGCCGCTCGCTCTCCAAGAGTCGGCGCTCGGCCTCCAGGGGCCGCCGCTCCCTTTCTAGAATACGACGATCACCCTCGCCGTCGCGACGATCCCTGTCCCGAAGGAGGTCGCCCCCCGGCCGCAGGTCCGTCCCCCGGCGCACGAGCATCGCGCGGGGGCGCTCCCCGGCCCGCTCCAGGGCGTCGCTCACGCGCGCCCGGCGCTCCGTGTCCTCGCTGCGGCGCCGCTCGGGCACCCCGCGCGCCTCTCCGCGGCGCAGAAGCCCGCCGCGCCGCAAACGCCGCCGCTCCGGCTCGCGAGTCGCCCGGCGCCGCTCGGTCAGCGCCagcccgccgcgccgcgccaACAAAAAGAAGAAACGCACGCGCTCCGCCCGCCGGGCCCCCGCTGCCGTCTCTCCGGAGCGCAAGCGGAGGCGCAGCGCGAGCCGTCAGGCCGAGCCGGAGCCCCCCTCGCCGATATCGCGCCCGCCCTCGCCGCGCACACCGCCGCCCGAGCCGGAACCCGAGCCGCGCCCGCCGCTGCGATCGGACGACGAGCCCGAGCGCCGCGAGCGCAGGCGCCGCGACCCGGACCGGCAGAGACGCCGCGTGCGCGACGCCGCCGGGCCGTCGAAGGAGGTGTTCACATCCGGTGACAACATCCTCGTCAGTGTGAGCTTCAAGGAGCAGGAGCGCGGGGAGGAGGGCGATCGGCGACGTCGACGAGAGACCCGCCGCGACCGCAGGCGGCGCCGCCGAGCCGCCGTCGCGCCGGAAGTCGAAGTCGCCAAGCCCGTCGCCATCATCGACCTCGAACGATCACCCTTCCGAGAACTGACGCCCTCGCCGAAGAACGTGATCGTCCTCAGCGACAGCGACCACGGCGAGAGGGAGGGCGCCGAGGCGGGAGCCCCGCCGGCGCCCGAACCGGAGCCGGCGCCGGAGCCCGCACCGCCGGCGCTCGGACCCAAGACTCCCCCGGAGCCGACGGTGCCGGAGCCCGCCGCGCCGGAGCCGCCCGAGCGGCCCGACGAGCAGGCCGAGGCCGCGGGCTCCGAGCGGCAGTCGCCGGACGCGTACGACCCGTTCGAGCCGACGCGCTCGGCGTCCGCGTCGCCCGCGTCCGCGTCGCCCGCgtcgcccgcgcccgcgcccgcgccgccctcgCCGCCGCGCGCGCTCATCACGCTGGAGGCGGCGCAGCGCAGCAACCTGTCGGCCGACGAGGTGCTGGACCGGCGCCCGCTGACGCCCGTGGAGAAGGTGATGGCGCTGCTGCAGTCCACGCGCGACGCGTCGCCCGAGCCGGCGGACGCGCTGGCGGAGCCGCCGCCGGCGCCCGCGCCGCGCATCGTGCTGCCGTCGCCGACGCGCGTGCCGCCCAAGCTGTTCCCGGGCAAGCCGTCGCCGATCAAGTCCAACCCGGTGAAGCCCATGCAGGCGCTGCGGCTGCAGCGACCGCCGTCGGACGGGGGCGCGTCGCCCTACTCGCCGGGCTCCAGCGACTTCGGCGAGCTGTTcgagccgccgccgcgccgcgtCCGCGCCGCCTCCAAGGTGCCGGTGCGCCTCGACCGCAAGAAAGGTACGTCTACCTACTTCCGCCTCCGCCGGCGGCCAGTCCCTCGAACGTGCCCCTAACCGATCCGTTTCCCGGCAGGCAAGACGCAGGTGGGCGTCAAAATAGACGAGGAGAACCTGAAAATTCTGGACGACTTGCCGAGTTCCGCCGTCGAGATGCAAGTCAAGAGTAAAGTGAGTGACGTCATCCGTTCCGTCGGTATCGCGAGTTTTGTTTAAACTATAGTTGCACGTGTGTTTCTTTTTATGTTGTAAGTGGCATtacttatacttatatactcctttccataagaggagaaaagccaaataaacaacatttatcagcaaattgacgcgatatcattggtcgagagaatgattaatctatgatattcacaatggatttgcgaaaaaattgcgtttgacggaactgttatcggaattttgaaagtaaaattaaggtGTATatgagtagttaagtgtaatagttttgtattataagttAAGGTTTGGTAAGGCGATTACTTTCTTTATCGTTACAAACAAAACACTTGCCTCTTTAATTGCAATTTCGAATCGCAAATCACAGGagtgaagataaacaaaccatagatgtaaaatatttacatatatttgttaatatttttggcatattataaaatataaagtatatattccAATTAATTATATCCACTACAA
It encodes the following:
- the LOC113404935 gene encoding PHD and RING finger domain-containing protein 1 isoform X1 → MSEDGSDDSPPRPKRKIKKVVVLSSSDSESDGSISVAGTRRKRLRVLSDEEASDSSGSSVVRAGTRRRRTLPKLRDSEAESDSSGWSTEHADSSRPVTSASKPISGFASDSSEGNSDKCSICLLRFKEQEVGTPESCEHIFCLDCITEWSKNVNTCPVDRMTFNSIIVKACVGGRVLRKEPVKVIERRPSVEALVVEDPTVCEICGSIEDEETMLLCDGCDLGYHMQCLSPPLSEVPADQWLCPNCYVSLNGESNLLEDINLSEVEDLLEGVVDIDLPLGPRSVLLRQQRNVRRSSRNAGRLDQPSTSSGGHGNSNNINELSVISRGSTISQRSSRTTNRRQAITKRRKYKRRRTKTVIIEYEVQENGKFPITKRVKKKVKRRRVKKRQPRTAARRSYVRASVRAKLATLKTDQRPEMVQASNANRSNLSVQRQRAGIPSLRLYGNPNELDYFSDDENANSEEASTAVATRSTSNILSAYRQARRKMIMVPSPPHASSAPDILSNILESQTLLHSKKSIISISVDGNVDYKIQSHKENQEKKNVVTKNEEKLDLSKANETVRNVPSYPGQNRGGGWGGGYRGNYHREQNSNNFNRGGNYENNYGGNYQNRQGNTYNYQNNNMRRDDTDYYDNFSRRPQQYSNTDDAYFDRSRRPGPMDNNRGSNYSNHQRPNDQSQGRFSLGPSWQPYGGGGPSAPTPRQDVPPTQSRHSFGGFENPVDMRMGQVPPTNTNTNSEMFSGIETREEKTQPHAYHPLPDPQAYQPMMEPPVFNYQKNSEVEKSEDEKSDSGLVIDTEKYDPTEPTHDDDSGDDEPIESQEPEILPPPAVQSILAGIDTSAMNVPPNILDTAVRQVLKEHRNLIVPQNAETHDRSDDDSDGDCPNFSIYSATSVHIANNSSSLTDEVPQEQPQDSLEDLVQEDDETPPSTSPITISETVNNEKKADVSRTSTKPLVSNYDMDEKKKSEEEYKEKVSKRCPITTNTRNPIKIKLNTSSLIKRQVSLYDEEDTSQDVDANEKSEVTKEMPEEKISINCQKKFDESEKKKSPSPEKCDLPLESNEITKSSNPLLNNIIDKDSSEKQEQIIKESVDDKDDDNKCENIGSNSPLDKSEVSPVNKEESDEECHSDGDDDVPIIFTEQSPKLDLEVARVDDNVEKMTESISETEDERSYTPCLDENKSNKDASFETEKDKGLEGLDTEMISEEEGNEMFSENERAASEISRGSPTRVPLENEEGEIADKKKEAKKVSLRDEGAKKKKKKESKKDVKEKSKSRKKSEISFKKLSKSGKERNYRERDKNEKRSERERRDSGDGNESRQRRRKEKRKDLERYDVRTVVTEKRRKQKDPFGRDVSPRGRSPSLSPPPRSPSPAPSRRRRTASRHRRSSRRSLSKSRRSASRGRRSLSRIRRSPSPSRRSLSRRRSPPGRRSVPRRTSIARGRSPARSRASLTRARRSVSSLRRRSGTPRASPRRRSPPRRKRRRSGSRVARRRSVSASPPRRANKKKKRTRSARRAPAAVSPERKRRRSASRQAEPEPPSPISRPPSPRTPPPEPEPEPRPPLRSDDEPERRERRRRDPDRQRRRVRDAAGPSKEVFTSGDNILVSVSFKEQERGEEGDRRRRRETRRDRRRRRRAAVAPEVEVAKPVAIIDLERSPFRELTPSPKNVIVLSDSDHGEREGAEAGAPPAPEPEPAPEPAPPALGPKTPPEPTVPEPAAPEPPERPDEQAEAAGSERQSPDAYDPFEPTRSASASPASASPASPAPAPAPPSPPRALITLEAAQRSNLSADEVLDRRPLTPVEKVMALLQSTRDASPEPADALAEPPPAPAPRIVLPSPTRVPPKLFPGKPSPIKSNPVKPMQALRLQRPPSDGGASPYSPGSSDFGELFEPPPRRVRAASKVPVRLDRKKGKTQVGVKIDEENLKILDDLPSSAVEMQVKSKMSVRAQFLKKLNRQERVVEEVKLVLKPHYNKKRVTKEEYKDILRRAVPKICHNKSGEINPTKIQALVEAYVKKFRKKHKLGMA